Proteins encoded within one genomic window of Chloroflexota bacterium:
- a CDS encoding methylmalonyl-CoA mutase has product MTDRASERSRWETERLEPALARTPERRVRFSTMSDVEVERLYGPWDVAAAGAASSDVLDPPSSIGFPGEPPFTRGIHPTGYRSRLWTMRMFAGFGAAEDTNARFRRLLDAGQTGLSIAYDMATLYGYDTDDPEADGEFGTCGVAVSSLADMEVLLDGLPLDRISTSMTINAPAAPIWAMYIAAAERRGVPRAALEGTLQNDILKEFVAQKEYLFPPDPSLRLVTDTIEFGTRELPRWNTVSISGYHIREAGSTAVQELAFTIADGLAYVDAAIARGLRIDDFAPRLSFFFNSHSEFFEEIAKFRAARRIWYRLMTERYRAENERSTWLRFHTQTAGVSLTAQQPLNNLTRVALQALAAVLGGTQSLHTDAYDEAWAVPSADAALLALRQQQILAEETGVTSTVDPLGGSWFVEALTDETERAVWRYLDEIDRRGGMVRAISDGYPQREIADAAYRFQRELDEGARSIVGVNVHADPDEQIAIPLLEVPESSLRAHLGRLDRTRRERDGEAVAAALAGLREAARRPGGTDSNLMPHFLRCATAHATLGEQCRVLREVFGEYREPVAV; this is encoded by the coding sequence ATGACCGATCGGGCGAGCGAACGATCGCGCTGGGAGACCGAGCGACTCGAGCCTGCCCTCGCCCGGACTCCCGAACGCCGGGTGCGCTTCTCGACGATGAGCGACGTGGAGGTCGAGCGGCTCTACGGCCCGTGGGATGTCGCGGCCGCCGGGGCGGCATCGTCGGACGTCCTCGACCCGCCGTCCTCGATTGGCTTTCCCGGCGAACCGCCGTTCACCCGCGGGATCCACCCGACCGGCTATCGGAGCCGGCTCTGGACGATGCGGATGTTCGCCGGCTTCGGGGCCGCGGAGGACACGAACGCGCGATTCCGCCGACTCCTCGACGCGGGCCAGACCGGGCTCTCGATCGCCTACGACATGGCGACCCTCTACGGCTACGACACGGACGACCCCGAGGCCGATGGAGAGTTCGGGACGTGCGGCGTCGCCGTCTCCTCGCTGGCCGACATGGAGGTCCTCCTCGACGGCCTGCCCCTGGACCGGATCAGCACATCGATGACCATCAACGCTCCGGCAGCGCCGATCTGGGCGATGTACATCGCGGCCGCCGAGCGGCGCGGCGTGCCTCGCGCCGCGCTCGAGGGGACGCTCCAGAACGACATCCTCAAGGAGTTCGTCGCCCAGAAGGAGTACCTGTTCCCTCCGGATCCGTCGCTCCGCCTCGTGACGGACACGATCGAGTTCGGGACCCGCGAGCTGCCGCGCTGGAACACCGTGAGCATCAGCGGCTACCACATCCGTGAGGCCGGCTCGACCGCCGTCCAGGAGCTCGCGTTCACGATCGCCGACGGTCTCGCCTACGTGGACGCGGCGATCGCCCGCGGTCTGCGGATCGACGACTTCGCGCCGCGCCTGAGCTTCTTCTTCAACAGTCACAGCGAGTTCTTCGAGGAGATCGCGAAGTTCCGCGCGGCGCGGCGGATCTGGTACCGCCTCATGACCGAGCGCTACCGGGCCGAGAACGAGCGATCGACGTGGCTCCGCTTCCACACCCAGACGGCCGGCGTCTCGCTCACCGCCCAGCAGCCCCTCAACAACCTCACCCGCGTCGCCCTGCAGGCCCTCGCGGCGGTCCTCGGCGGGACCCAGTCGCTCCACACGGACGCGTACGACGAGGCGTGGGCGGTCCCTTCAGCGGACGCGGCCCTCCTCGCCCTTCGCCAGCAGCAGATCCTCGCTGAGGAGACGGGTGTCACGAGCACCGTCGATCCGCTCGGCGGGAGCTGGTTCGTCGAGGCCCTGACGGACGAGACAGAGCGGGCGGTCTGGCGTTACCTCGACGAGATCGATCGTCGCGGCGGGATGGTCCGGGCGATCTCGGACGGCTACCCGCAGCGGGAGATCGCCGATGCGGCGTATCGGTTCCAGCGCGAGCTCGACGAGGGCGCGCGCTCGATCGTGGGCGTCAACGTCCATGCCGACCCCGACGAGCAGATCGCGATCCCGCTCCTCGAGGTCCCGGAGTCGTCCCTCCGGGCGCATCTCGGACGGCTGGATCGGACGCGCCGGGAACGCGACGGCGAGGCGGTCGCGGCCGCGCTCGCCGGCCTTCGCGAGGCGGCGCGACGTCCGGGCGGCACGGACTCGAACCTCATGCCCCACTTCCTCCGCTGCGCGACGGCCCATGCGACGCTCGGCGAGCAGTGCCGCGTCCTCCGCGAGGTGTTCGGCGAGTACCGGGAACCCGTCGCCGTGTGA
- a CDS encoding maleylpyruvate isomerase N-terminal domain-containing protein — MMYLSAMEFLEEERDAWRPYEALAGLSDAALERPVAAAHGWSGRELMAHLAAWLEQAITVARELAVGETSASLERLDAEWAAGGDAVNARISADWAALPLSEVRARFLAAPGELRGTLTVVPETRWVKHTSHMRSFVDETIDHYVDHAADLGAILTAASATA, encoded by the coding sequence ATGATGTACCTCAGCGCGATGGAATTCCTCGAGGAAGAACGCGATGCGTGGCGACCGTACGAGGCGCTCGCCGGTCTGTCCGACGCGGCCCTCGAGCGCCCGGTGGCCGCCGCGCACGGCTGGTCCGGCCGCGAGCTCATGGCCCACCTCGCCGCCTGGCTCGAACAGGCGATCACCGTTGCTCGCGAGCTCGCGGTCGGCGAGACGAGCGCCAGCCTCGAGCGCCTCGACGCCGAGTGGGCCGCCGGGGGCGATGCGGTCAACGCGCGGATCTCGGCGGACTGGGCGGCGCTGCCGCTGAGCGAGGTCCGGGCACGGTTCCTCGCCGCGCCGGGCGAGCTCCGCGGCACGCTCACGGTCGTGCCCGAGACGCGCTGGGTGAAGCACACGAGCCACATGCGGTCGTTCGTCGACGAGACAATCGATCACTACGTCGATCACGCCGCGGACCTCGGCGCGATCCTCACGGCCGCCTCGGCGACGGCGTGA